In Chaetodon auriga isolate fChaAug3 chromosome 7, fChaAug3.hap1, whole genome shotgun sequence, a genomic segment contains:
- the gemin7 gene encoding gem-associated protein 7: MATPVSVLRLPRGPDPNSRGFDPRSPRFIALCRTSIPTSAASEADAEQLQREQHARSMLRERFLRCLLSMTNKKVHFDLHERVKVEATFGASDIDVLNFQVSNLHTPIGVQKEALIRSQDVISFTFDL; this comes from the coding sequence ATGGCAACGCCGGTGTCTGTGCTCCGCCTGCCAAGAGGACCCGACCCCAACAGCCGTGGATTCGACCCCAGATCACCCCGTTTCATCGCTCTCTGTCGCACCTCCATCCCCACCTCTGCTGCATCAGAAGCGGAcgctgagcagctgcagagagagcagcatgCCAGATCTATGCTGAGAGAGCGCTTCCTCCGGTGTCTCCTCTCCATGACCAACAAGAAGGTTCACTTCGACCTGCACGAGAGGGTGAAGGTGGAGGCCACGTTTGGAGCGTCTGACATCGACGTGCTGAACTTTCAGGTGTCGAACCTGCACACTCCCATCGGGGTGCAGAAAGAGGCGCTGATCAGGTCTCAGGACGTGATTTCATTCACTTTTGATTTATGA